A window of the Deltaproteobacteria bacterium genome harbors these coding sequences:
- the nuoH gene encoding NADH-quinone oxidoreductase subunit NuoH produces the protein MTDVLLQVAVILGVLNAPLILAALLIWLERRFLALLQDRYGPNRVGPLGLGIVLADMIKIFTKEDWVPPFADRAVFTLAPAVIVITGLMSVAVIPITETIGVTDLNIGLLFFLAMSSMGVYSVVLAGWASNNKYALLGGLRASAQMVSYEVFMGLSLMGVVLMAGSFSLRDIVAAQQDIWFIVPQFLGFVIFFIAGLAETHRLPFDLPEAEAELVAGFHSEYSGMKFGMFFVGEYVGVTVIAAMIVTLFFGGWMGPVLPGIVWFGLKLLFFILIFILLRAALPRPRFDQLMAFGWKVLLPLSLLNLVVTAGALLLWKA, from the coding sequence GTGACGGACGTGTTGCTACAGGTCGCGGTGATCCTCGGGGTGCTGAACGCACCCTTGATCCTGGCCGCGCTGCTCATCTGGCTGGAACGGCGCTTCCTGGCACTCTTGCAGGACCGCTACGGACCCAACCGGGTGGGTCCGCTGGGGCTCGGCATCGTGCTGGCGGACATGATCAAGATCTTCACCAAGGAGGACTGGGTCCCGCCGTTCGCCGACCGGGCCGTGTTCACCTTGGCCCCGGCGGTCATCGTCATCACCGGGCTCATGTCCGTGGCGGTGATCCCCATCACCGAGACCATCGGCGTCACCGACCTCAACATCGGGCTTCTCTTCTTCCTCGCCATGTCGTCCATGGGGGTCTACAGCGTGGTGCTGGCGGGCTGGGCCTCCAACAACAAGTACGCGCTCCTTGGGGGGCTCCGGGCGTCGGCGCAGATGGTCAGCTACGAGGTTTTCATGGGGCTCTCGCTCATGGGCGTGGTGCTCATGGCGGGGTCCTTCAGCCTGCGCGATATCGTCGCGGCCCAGCAGGACATCTGGTTCATCGTGCCCCAGTTCCTGGGGTTCGTCATCTTCTTCATCGCGGGGCTGGCCGAGACCCATCGTCTGCCTTTCGACCTGCCCGAGGCCGAGGCCGAGCTGGTGGCGGGGTTCCACTCGGAGTACTCGGGGATGAAGTTCGGCATGTTCTTCGTCGGCGAGTACGTGGGCGTGACGGTGATCGCGGCGATGATCGTGACGCTGTTCTTCGGCGGCTGGATGGGGCCGGTGCTGCCGGGGATCGTGTGGTTCGGGCTGAAGCTGCTGTTCTTCATCCTGATATTCATCCTGTTGCGGGCGGCGCTGCCGCGGCCGCGCTTCGATCAGTTGATGGCTTTCGGCTGGAAGGTGCTCCTGCCGCTGTCGCTGCTCAACCTGGTGGTGACGGCCGGGGCGCTGCTGCTTTGGAAGGCTTGA
- the nuoI gene encoding NADH-quinone oxidoreductase subunit NuoI, giving the protein MLSMLRTIWTVLLHLFRRPITVQYPEEKPYLPPRYRGRIILSRDPDGDERCVGCYLCSAACPVDCIALQAGERPDGRRYPEFFRINFSRCIFCGLCEEACPTYAIQLTPDFELCDYNRQNLVYEKEDLLINGPGKYPGYNFYRVAGLAVSGKEKGASENEDKPVDVKSLLP; this is encoded by the coding sequence ATGCTAAGCATGCTGCGGACCATCTGGACGGTGTTGCTGCACCTGTTCCGGCGCCCCATCACGGTTCAATACCCCGAGGAGAAGCCGTACCTGCCGCCGCGGTACCGCGGGCGGATCATCCTGTCGCGGGATCCGGACGGCGACGAACGCTGCGTGGGCTGCTACCTGTGCTCCGCCGCCTGCCCGGTGGACTGCATCGCGCTCCAGGCCGGGGAGCGGCCGGACGGCCGGCGCTATCCCGAGTTCTTCCGCATCAACTTCTCGCGCTGCATCTTCTGCGGCCTGTGCGAGGAGGCGTGTCCGACCTATGCGATTCAACTGACGCCGGACTTCGAGCTGTGCGACTACAACCGGCAGAACCTCGTGTACGAGAAGGAGGACCTGCTGATCAACGGCCCGGGCAAGTATCCCGGCTACAACTTCTACCGGGTCGCCGGCCTCGCCGTCAGCGGCAAGGAAAAGGGTGCGTCCGAGAACGAGGACAAGCCCGTGGACGTGAAGAGCCTGTTGCCGTGA